Proteins encoded by one window of Desulfovibrio ferrophilus:
- the ruvB gene encoding Holliday junction branch migration DNA helicase RuvB, translating to MSRVVNIPDETIRPKRLDDFIGQNELRSNLRVFMSAALERGQAMDHTLLYGCPGLGKTTLAQIIAAELGVNLISTSGPVLERSGDLAAILTNLDRHDILFVDEIHRMPPTVEEILYPAMEDFKLDLVIGQGPGARTVKIDLEQFTLVGATTRIGLLTSPLRDRFGVISRLEFYSPEDLARIVTRAAGILDVELSENGAMVIGRRSRGTPRIANRLLRRVRDFALVEGDGVVNAKAAEQALARMDVDDSGLDYMDRKILETLIHHYGGGPVGVKTLAVACSEEVRTIEEIYEPYLMQCGFLKRTPRGRVATPRAYAHLNLISAAPGDQGNLCKS from the coding sequence ATGAGCCGCGTCGTGAATATCCCGGACGAGACCATCCGCCCCAAACGGCTGGATGATTTCATAGGTCAGAATGAATTGCGTTCCAATTTGCGCGTGTTCATGTCTGCAGCTCTGGAACGCGGGCAGGCCATGGATCACACATTGCTTTACGGCTGTCCGGGGCTGGGCAAGACCACTCTGGCCCAGATCATTGCTGCCGAGCTGGGTGTGAATCTGATCAGTACTTCTGGACCGGTTCTGGAACGAAGTGGCGATCTGGCGGCCATCCTGACCAATCTGGACCGGCACGATATCCTGTTCGTGGACGAGATCCATCGCATGCCGCCCACCGTGGAGGAGATCCTCTATCCTGCCATGGAAGATTTCAAACTGGACCTTGTCATCGGGCAGGGACCGGGCGCGCGCACCGTGAAGATCGATCTGGAACAATTCACCCTGGTGGGGGCCACCACGCGCATCGGACTGCTGACTTCGCCGCTGCGTGACCGCTTCGGTGTGATTTCTCGTCTGGAGTTTTATTCGCCAGAAGACCTTGCCCGCATCGTGACCCGCGCGGCAGGTATCCTGGATGTGGAATTGTCCGAGAACGGAGCCATGGTTATTGGGCGTCGCTCGCGTGGCACCCCGCGTATCGCCAACCGACTTCTGCGCCGAGTGCGTGATTTTGCCCTGGTCGAGGGCGATGGCGTGGTCAATGCCAAGGCCGCCGAACAGGCTTTGGCGCGCATGGACGTGGATGATTCCGGCTTGGATTATATGGACCGCAAGATCCTGGAGACACTGATTCATCATTATGGCGGTGGCCCCGTGGGAGTGAAAACTCTGGCCGTGGCCTGCTCCGAGGAAGTGCGTACCATCGAGGAAATTTATGAGCCGTATCTCATGCAGTGCGGCTTTTTGAAGCGGACCCCGCGAGGGCGGGTGGCTACACCCCGCGCCTATGCGCATCTGAACCTGATTTCCGCCGCCCCAGGCGACCAAGGGAACCTATGCAAGTCGTAA
- the thyX gene encoding FAD-dependent thymidylate synthase, with protein sequence MQVVSPSFDIMSMPDGEDVLKHIEAAGRTCYKSEDKITPDSAAKFVKMILKSGHESVVEHASATVRFICDRGVTHELVRHRIAAYSQESTRYANYSKDKFGNEITVIRPVFWKEGTPEYERWKRAMQATEAAYLDMIANGARPEEARSVLPNSLKTEIVMTANLREWRHVFRLRCSGPAHPQIREIMLPLLDEFARRMPALFEDLREQFAPAIEKFKPLVES encoded by the coding sequence ATGCAAGTCGTAAGTCCATCTTTTGATATCATGTCCATGCCTGATGGCGAGGATGTTCTGAAGCATATCGAGGCCGCTGGCCGGACCTGCTACAAGTCCGAGGACAAGATTACCCCGGATTCGGCCGCCAAGTTTGTGAAGATGATCTTGAAGAGCGGGCACGAGTCAGTTGTGGAGCATGCCTCGGCTACGGTGCGCTTTATTTGCGACCGGGGCGTGACCCATGAACTGGTCCGTCATCGCATTGCGGCCTATAGCCAGGAATCCACTCGCTACGCCAATTATTCCAAGGACAAGTTCGGTAATGAGATTACCGTGATCCGCCCCGTGTTCTGGAAAGAAGGCACCCCCGAGTACGAGCGCTGGAAACGGGCCATGCAAGCCACAGAAGCGGCTTATCTGGACATGATCGCCAACGGTGCACGCCCTGAAGAAGCACGGAGTGTCTTACCTAACAGCCTGAAGACCGAGATTGTGATGACCGCCAATCTGCGCGAGTGGAGGCATGTCTTCCGCCTGCGCTGTAGCGGCCCGGCACATCCTCAGATTCGGGAAATCATGCTGCCGCTTTTGGATGAATTCGCTCGGCGCATGCCTGCTTTATTCGAAGACCTGCGTGAGCAGTTCGCCCCGGCCATCGAGAAGTTCAAGCCCTTGGTCGAATCCTAG
- the dnaA gene encoding chromosomal replication initiator protein DnaA → MLNAWPQILNILEKTLNPGLYQVWIKPLDAEVKDGFLKLYAPNPFVASWVRDRLSDSIAEAATQVMGSRPSIEVAVRPKAMQSAPCPTEDSTPVASNSTRRTGDRTQAKLLGLPNLAPSSLKSCNWQFSFDDFVVGPCNELAFVASQSMCRSGMDFDQLFLNSSPGLGKTHLLQAIGRQIARSSNRSNVRVGYLTAEQFATQLILSLKSRQVDRFKDKFREKLDVLLLEDIHFLQGKEHTQDELLETLKALQARGCKVVMSSSFLPRELKDVDDHLASRLCSGFLTTIDRPCLETRRNILESKAKLHQVQLPRDVSEMLAENLKDDVRQLESCLQSLVLKARLLGRGITPDLAESVLRNYTIADVSSIGFQKIVSHVCSYFELSQQQLASKSRKRDIVQARNTAFFLTRKYTDMPLKQIGSHFNRRHSTVLKGITNVEREISLQTPLGRQLDTVVQKIKTS, encoded by the coding sequence ATGCTGAATGCTTGGCCCCAGATACTTAATATCCTCGAGAAAACTCTCAATCCCGGGCTGTACCAGGTTTGGATCAAACCACTGGATGCAGAGGTGAAAGACGGATTTCTTAAGCTCTATGCCCCGAATCCCTTTGTGGCTTCGTGGGTACGCGACAGGTTATCCGACTCCATTGCAGAGGCGGCGACTCAGGTCATGGGCTCTCGGCCCAGTATCGAAGTGGCTGTCAGGCCCAAGGCCATGCAGTCCGCCCCTTGTCCGACAGAGGATTCAACGCCTGTTGCTTCAAACAGTACCAGGCGTACTGGTGACCGTACTCAGGCCAAGCTCCTTGGATTGCCCAATCTGGCGCCAAGTAGCCTGAAGAGTTGCAACTGGCAGTTCAGCTTCGATGATTTCGTGGTGGGACCATGTAATGAGTTGGCCTTTGTGGCTTCCCAGAGCATGTGCCGATCCGGGATGGATTTTGACCAGTTGTTTCTGAATTCCTCTCCCGGCTTGGGCAAGACTCATCTGCTGCAGGCCATTGGCAGGCAGATCGCCAGGAGCAGCAACCGCTCAAACGTGCGAGTCGGATATCTGACCGCCGAGCAGTTTGCCACTCAGCTGATCCTTTCCCTCAAGTCGCGCCAGGTGGACCGTTTCAAGGACAAGTTCCGCGAGAAGCTCGATGTTCTTCTTCTTGAGGACATTCACTTCCTGCAGGGCAAGGAACACACGCAAGACGAACTGCTGGAGACCTTGAAGGCCTTGCAGGCCCGGGGATGCAAAGTGGTCATGTCCAGCTCGTTCTTGCCGCGCGAGTTGAAGGATGTTGATGATCATCTGGCTTCGCGCTTGTGCTCGGGCTTTCTGACCACCATTGATCGCCCTTGCCTGGAGACCAGACGCAATATTCTGGAGTCCAAGGCCAAGTTGCATCAGGTGCAGCTTCCGCGAGACGTTTCCGAAATGCTGGCCGAAAATTTGAAGGATGATGTTCGCCAACTGGAGAGCTGCCTGCAAAGTCTGGTGCTCAAGGCCCGTCTTCTGGGGCGCGGCATTACCCCGGATTTGGCGGAAAGCGTACTCCGGAACTATACCATTGCGGATGTCAGTTCCATCGGGTTCCAGAAGATCGTGAGTCATGTCTGTTCGTATTTTGAGCTATCGCAACAGCAGTTGGCGTCAAAATCTCGAAAACGGGACATCGTTCAGGCTCGGAATACAGCATTTTTCCTGACCCGCAAGTACACCGATATGCCACTCAAGCAGATCGGTTCCCATTTCAACCGTCGCCATTCCACCGTCCTTAAGGGCATCACCAACGTGGAACGCGAAATCAGCCTTCAAACCCCCCTCGGGCGCCAGCTCGACACCGTCGTTCAGAAGATCAAGACCTCATAA
- a CDS encoding UPF0280 family protein produces the protein MPKQKQEHVHTGTHRDYRSGITPAQGETSFQVVVEETDLLVVAQSDLSAEVSRIVTGLRGQIKAYMALNPAFGPSLTPVDVPESAPALIRSMADAAQLCGVGPMAAVAGTVAEFTARALMDQSPDILVENGGDIYLCSTRRRVAAILADPTGGASLGVALEQDDFPCSLCASSATIGHSLSLGRGELVVARSHNASLADAAATALCNILRSQRDLERVTARAEAFGLDGVFAQCDGKITVWGKMELVALEA, from the coding sequence ATGCCCAAGCAAAAACAAGAACACGTACACACTGGCACCCACCGTGATTACCGCTCTGGAATCACTCCGGCACAAGGAGAAACCTCCTTCCAGGTTGTGGTCGAGGAAACGGACCTGCTCGTAGTGGCGCAGTCTGACCTGAGCGCCGAGGTCTCTCGAATCGTGACCGGCCTGCGCGGCCAGATCAAGGCCTACATGGCCCTCAATCCTGCCTTCGGGCCCAGCCTGACGCCTGTGGATGTGCCAGAATCCGCCCCAGCCCTCATTCGCTCCATGGCCGACGCCGCCCAGCTGTGCGGAGTTGGCCCCATGGCAGCCGTGGCTGGCACTGTAGCCGAATTCACTGCTCGTGCCCTCATGGACCAAAGCCCGGACATACTGGTGGAAAACGGTGGGGACATCTACCTGTGTTCCACCCGCCGCCGGGTAGCTGCCATTCTGGCTGATCCGACCGGAGGCGCCAGCCTTGGGGTTGCTCTGGAGCAGGATGATTTTCCTTGCTCCCTGTGCGCCTCCTCGGCGACCATCGGCCATTCGCTCTCCCTTGGACGCGGCGAACTGGTTGTTGCCCGCTCACACAATGCCAGCCTTGCCGACGCAGCCGCCACGGCACTGTGCAATATCCTTCGGTCACAGCGGGATCTGGAACGGGTTACAGCTCGCGCCGAAGCGTTCGGACTGGATGGAGTCTTCGCCCAATGCGACGGCAAGATCACCGTCTGGGGCAAGATGGAATTGGTAGCGCTGGAAGCCTGA